A single Hippocampus zosterae strain Florida chromosome 17, ASM2543408v3, whole genome shotgun sequence DNA region contains:
- the tmem100a gene encoding transmembrane protein 100 — MKRPSLSDCAMPEDGTRPAMKTPASTEKTGMGEGPAAASTAVSIPLVNEVQLAAATGGAELSCYRCTVPFGLVVLIAGVVVTAVAYSFNSHGSTISYLGLVLLAAGLALLASSVVCWRLQLQRKKEQRRESQTVLVTTQRRLFT; from the coding sequence ATGAAGCGCCCGAGCTTGTCCGACTGCGCCATGCCAGAAGACGGCACTCGACCCGCCATGAAAACTCCAGCGAGCACGGAGAAAACCGGCATGGGGGAGGGGCCGGCCGCAGCCAGCACAGCGGTAAGCATCCCCCTGGTCAACGAGGTCCAGCTGGCGGCGGCGACGGGCGGCGCCGAGCTGTCGTGCTACCGGTGCACGGTGCCGTTTGGCCTGGTGGTTCTGATCGCCGGCGTGGTGGTGACGGCGGTGGCGTACAGCTTCAACTCGCACGGCTCCACCATCTCCTACTTGGGGCTGGTGCTGCTGGCGGCCGGACTGGCGCTGCTGGCGTCCAGCGTCGTCTGTTGGCGGCTGCAGTTGCAGCGGAAGAAGGAGCAGCGGCGAGAAAGTCAGACCGTGCTGGTAACCACTCAGAGGAGACTTTTCACGTGA